The following are encoded together in the Campylobacter concisus genome:
- a CDS encoding TrbM/KikA/MpfK family conjugal transfer protein, which produces MKKIVLSIVAITMFAGSAVAQEITGDAKLACEALLCLSSPTRPSECAPALKKYFSITDKKPHKQAKKRENFLKLCPKQ; this is translated from the coding sequence ATGAAAAAAATAGTTTTAAGTATTGTTGCCATAACAATGTTTGCAGGTAGTGCAGTAGCACAGGAAATAACAGGAGATGCAAAGCTGGCATGCGAAGCATTATTGTGCTTATCAAGCCCAACAAGACCGAGCGAATGTGCTCCAGCACTTAAAAAATATTTTTCAATAACAGACAAAAAACCACACAAACAAGCAAAGAAGCGTGAGAACTTTTTAAAATTATGTCCTAAACAATGA
- a CDS encoding toprim domain-containing protein: MNKENLIELPLDEILKNNGYFEKREKSSQNYKTLTNNNSDTIIITRKSNGHYLYFNPSDDNDRGNIYNFAKNRGVSIKDLIDENIINDVKTLKNNTKEIIKQKENDSIIVEKFKKLNKIDENSFLTSKRKIKSDILIKFSSLKQDEKFKNAIVPTYTLSVLELSSGKREFLKQTGYISYLSKPLTQDQQGKAYAKPIKQLCNGIKGLEILKADEAHKNPKDFKNIVICESMIDTLSYCEMKDVNLKETLLCSTNGQISATQKEVIKALTKLAPNAGVVLGFDNDERGKEFTKAILEIVPNARSAKPILKDFNDDLVAGTALGISSNKINLDSITKPLKEFSRQVEYLSKKYDFLEPDAKKSRIKDLYALDVEKFREIEPKIKTLQGMRESYKRLNLINTKIEKDYERSSKTR; this comes from the coding sequence ATGAACAAAGAAAATTTAATCGAACTCCCACTAGATGAAATTTTAAAGAATAATGGCTACTTTGAAAAACGAGAGAAAAGTAGCCAAAATTACAAGACACTCACAAACAACAACTCCGATACAATTATCATAACGAGAAAAAGCAACGGACACTATTTATACTTTAACCCAAGCGATGATAATGATAGAGGAAATATTTATAATTTCGCCAAGAATCGTGGCGTTTCAATAAAAGATTTAATAGACGAAAATATAATAAACGATGTAAAGACATTAAAAAACAATACTAAAGAAATAATAAAACAAAAAGAAAATGATAGTATTATAGTAGAAAAATTTAAAAAATTAAATAAGATAGATGAAAACTCGTTTTTGACTAGCAAAAGAAAAATTAAAAGCGATATCCTGATAAAATTTAGTAGCCTCAAGCAGGATGAAAAATTTAAGAATGCAATAGTGCCAACATATACATTAAGTGTATTAGAACTAAGCAGTGGCAAAAGAGAATTTCTAAAGCAGACAGGGTATATAAGCTACTTATCAAAGCCTTTAACGCAGGATCAGCAAGGAAAGGCATATGCTAAGCCGATAAAACAGCTCTGTAATGGAATAAAGGGGCTTGAAATACTCAAGGCAGACGAAGCACACAAGAATCCAAAGGATTTTAAAAATATTGTAATCTGTGAGAGCATGATAGATACATTATCATATTGTGAAATGAAAGACGTAAATTTAAAAGAAACACTCCTATGCTCAACAAATGGTCAAATATCGGCAACGCAAAAGGAAGTCATAAAAGCATTGACAAAGCTGGCACCAAATGCAGGAGTTGTACTAGGATTTGATAATGACGAACGTGGTAAAGAATTTACAAAAGCAATACTAGAAATAGTACCAAATGCGAGATCGGCCAAACCAATCCTAAAGGACTTTAATGATGATTTGGTAGCAGGCACGGCATTAGGTATAAGTAGTAATAAAATTAATCTCGACAGCATAACAAAGCCTTTAAAGGAGTTTTCTCGGCAAGTTGAGTATTTGTCAAAGAAATACGACTTTCTCGAGCCAGATGCTAAGAAAAGTAGAATAAAAGACCTATACGCCCTTGATGTTGAAAAATTTAGAGAAATAGAACCAAAGATCAAGACATTACAGGGAATGAGAGAAAGCTATAAGCGACTTAACTTGATAAACACAAAAATTGAAAAAGACTACGAAAGATCATCTAAGACACGATAA